A window from Culex pipiens pallens isolate TS chromosome 3, TS_CPP_V2, whole genome shotgun sequence encodes these proteins:
- the LOC120417898 gene encoding USP6 N-terminal-like protein isoform X3: MMNDEDTVDKRILLERANAEREAIFQRYDRGRKNVDIDSWDDPVFEIYSQADRYGFLHPEKERPDRDDLEMARRKQIEVERTKKWLKMRKNWTSAETKERLQRRVMKGIPDRLRADIWKKFLNIEEAVKDNAGVYDKMLKFARQYSPDIRQIDFDVNRQFRNHINYRERYSVKQQSLFRVLAAYSMYNMEVGYCQGMSTVAGVLLMYFDEEDTFWALNALLSNERYAMHGLYVEGFPKLMRFLQHHDKILTKCMPKVKKHLDKHGVDSVLYSLKWFFVIFIERIPFSLCLRVWDIYMLFGERVLTAMAYTILKIHKVKLLRMKDMDQITEFLQTTLYKAFGHDDDTVIKTLQLAMYELKKLNLDKLPPAPVSEGPKFPFGQFIEPTLETKIGHRNEKFTEKETELKETVLYRSESKNDQDEEEEEDGDRENEEDERTERDCDDITEDTISNLHTGVSMSSLRTIQSFTTLDTSTSLATSLNSLVIIDSFDENCDNMIEEITRL, from the exons ATGATGAACGATGAGGACACCGTCGACAAGCGGATTCTGCTGGAGCGGGCCAACGCCGAGCGGGAGGCCATCTTCCAGCGGTACGATCGGGGTCGCAAAAACGTCGACATTGACTCGTGGGACGATCCGGTCTTCGAGATCTACTCGCAAGCCGACCGGTACGGCTTTCTGCACCCCGAGAAGGAGCGACCCGATCGGGACGACCTGGAGATGGCCCGCCGCAAGCAGATCGAGGTCGAACGGACGAAAAAGTGGCTCAAAATGCGCAAAAACTGGACCAGCGCCGAAACGAAGGAACGCCTCCAGCGACGCGTGATGAAGGGCATTCCGGACCGGTTACGGGCGGACATTTGGAAAAAGTTCCTCAACATCGAGGAGGCGGTCAAGGACAACGCGGGAGTGTACGACAAAATGCTGAAATTCGCCCGCCAGTACAGCCCGGACATCCGGCAGATCGACTTTGACGTGAACCGGCAGTTCCGGAACCATATCAACTACCGCGAGCGGTACAGCGTCAAGCAGCAGAGTCTGTTCCGGGTGCTGGCCGCGTACAGCATGTACAACATGGAAGTAGGCTACTGCCAGGGAATGTCCACTGTGGCGGGGGTCCTGCTGATGTACTTTGACGAGGAGGACACCTTTTGGGCGTTGAACGCGTTGCTGTCGAACGAGCGGTACGCCATGCACGGGCTGTACGTGGAGGGCTTCCCGAAGCTGATGCGGTTTCTGCAGCATCACGACAAGATTCTCACCAAGTGTATGCCGAAGGTGAAGAAGCACCTGGACAAGCACGGCGTGGACTCGGTGCTGTACTCGCTCAAGTGGTTCTTCGTGATCTTTATCGAGAGG ATACCGTTCAGCTTGTGCCTGCGCGTGTGGGACATCTACATGCTATTTGGGGAGCGCGTGCTCACCGCCATGGCCTACACCATCCTCAAGATCCACAAGGTGAAGCTGCTGCGCATGAAGGACATGGACCAGATCACCGAGTTCCTGCAGACGACGCTGTACAAGGCGTTCGGGCACGACGACGACACTGTGATAAAAACCCTGCAGCTGGCGATGTACGAGCTGAAGAAGCTCAACCTGGACAAGCTGCCGCCGGCCCCGGTCAGCGAAGGACCCAAGTTCCCGTTCGGGCAGTTTATCGAGCCGACGCTGGAGACCAAG ATTGGCCATCGAAACGAAAAGTTCACCGAAAAGGAAACGGAACTGAAGGAAACGGTTCTGTACCGGAGCGAATCGAAGAATGACCaagatgaggaggaggaggaggacggcgACAGGGAAAACGAAGAGGACGAACGGACGGAACGCGACTGCGACGACATCACGGAGGACACGATCAGCAACCTGCACACAG
- the LOC120417898 gene encoding USP6 N-terminal-like protein isoform X4 yields MMNDEDTVDKRILLERANAEREAIFQRYDRGRKNVDIDSWDDPVFEIYSQADRYGFLHPEKERPDRDDLEMARRKQIEVERTKKWLKMRKNWTSAETKERLQRRVMKGIPDRLRADIWKKFLNIEEAVKDNAGVYDKMLKFARQYSPDIRQIDFDVNRQFRNHINYRERYSVKQQSLFRVLAAYSMYNMEVGYCQGMSTVAGVLLMYFDEEDTFWALNALLSNERYAMHGLYVEGFPKLMRFLQHHDKILTKCMPKVKKHLDKHGVDSVLYSLKWFFVIFIERIPFSLCLRVWDIYMLFGERVLTAMAYTILKIHKVKLLRMKDMDQITEFLQTTLYKAFGHDDDTVIKTLQLAMYELKKLNLDKLPPAPVSEGPKFPFGQFIEPTLETKIGHRNEKFTEKETELKETVLYRSESKNDQDEEEEEDGDRENEEDERTERDCDDITEDTISNLHTAVETDRKPLTTAGQSRDG; encoded by the exons ATGATGAACGATGAGGACACCGTCGACAAGCGGATTCTGCTGGAGCGGGCCAACGCCGAGCGGGAGGCCATCTTCCAGCGGTACGATCGGGGTCGCAAAAACGTCGACATTGACTCGTGGGACGATCCGGTCTTCGAGATCTACTCGCAAGCCGACCGGTACGGCTTTCTGCACCCCGAGAAGGAGCGACCCGATCGGGACGACCTGGAGATGGCCCGCCGCAAGCAGATCGAGGTCGAACGGACGAAAAAGTGGCTCAAAATGCGCAAAAACTGGACCAGCGCCGAAACGAAGGAACGCCTCCAGCGACGCGTGATGAAGGGCATTCCGGACCGGTTACGGGCGGACATTTGGAAAAAGTTCCTCAACATCGAGGAGGCGGTCAAGGACAACGCGGGAGTGTACGACAAAATGCTGAAATTCGCCCGCCAGTACAGCCCGGACATCCGGCAGATCGACTTTGACGTGAACCGGCAGTTCCGGAACCATATCAACTACCGCGAGCGGTACAGCGTCAAGCAGCAGAGTCTGTTCCGGGTGCTGGCCGCGTACAGCATGTACAACATGGAAGTAGGCTACTGCCAGGGAATGTCCACTGTGGCGGGGGTCCTGCTGATGTACTTTGACGAGGAGGACACCTTTTGGGCGTTGAACGCGTTGCTGTCGAACGAGCGGTACGCCATGCACGGGCTGTACGTGGAGGGCTTCCCGAAGCTGATGCGGTTTCTGCAGCATCACGACAAGATTCTCACCAAGTGTATGCCGAAGGTGAAGAAGCACCTGGACAAGCACGGCGTGGACTCGGTGCTGTACTCGCTCAAGTGGTTCTTCGTGATCTTTATCGAGAGG ATACCGTTCAGCTTGTGCCTGCGCGTGTGGGACATCTACATGCTATTTGGGGAGCGCGTGCTCACCGCCATGGCCTACACCATCCTCAAGATCCACAAGGTGAAGCTGCTGCGCATGAAGGACATGGACCAGATCACCGAGTTCCTGCAGACGACGCTGTACAAGGCGTTCGGGCACGACGACGACACTGTGATAAAAACCCTGCAGCTGGCGATGTACGAGCTGAAGAAGCTCAACCTGGACAAGCTGCCGCCGGCCCCGGTCAGCGAAGGACCCAAGTTCCCGTTCGGGCAGTTTATCGAGCCGACGCTGGAGACCAAG ATTGGCCATCGAAACGAAAAGTTCACCGAAAAGGAAACGGAACTGAAGGAAACGGTTCTGTACCGGAGCGAATCGAAGAATGACCaagatgaggaggaggaggaggacggcgACAGGGAAAACGAAGAGGACGAACGGACGGAACGCGACTGCGACGACATCACGGAGGACACGATCAGCAACCTGCACACAG